In the Pogona vitticeps strain Pit_001003342236 chromosome 2, PviZW2.1, whole genome shotgun sequence genome, CACTCGCTTCTACCAGAGGCTGTCGGAACTTGTAGTTTTGGAGTGTTCCTTTCTACCCACCCCTGGAGCACCTTATGCGCAGGCGCACTTCCTTCCTCGGCCTTAGAAGCGCGCCGCTATTTAAGCAGACGAGGCGTCTCGGCCGGATTGGGTTTGTTCGACGCCTCCTGCCGGGAGGGGTGGGAAAACTAAGCTCACCCTCTGTAGCGATCGCGGAGGACACGACTTTGGGCTGGGCTTCACTTAGCAGTACCCACAGAGCCAAAAATGAAGCAAGGGCGGGGCAAACACTCTGCCCCATCGTCTAGTCTTAAACCAAAATGGCGGAAGTCTCCTGCTCGTTTCGTATCTTGGTCCCCGCGGGACGTTGAGCATCACGTGCCGCGCGCGAAGGGTTTCAAGGGGCGCGTGAGCACCTCTTGTGTTCGCTCGCGGCTCCCACCCTGCTCGTGGGCGGCGGAGGGCAGCCTTCGGCCTTGGGGCTGTTGAGACAAAAGCCAGGAGGGCGATGCTGAGCATGGCGGGAGCTGGGTCTCCCCTCCTTTGGGGTCTGTGGGAGTGGAACTGCACTCTCTTAAACATCTGGGTTTGGGCAGCCCAGTAGAGAACGAAGCAAGAAACCCTGTAGGTTTTCAACATGGCTGGATGACgtgaggaaaataaaagagaCGTTAATATAAACTTACTGATGTTTTTCGCATTCACCGAACGTTGTGATGTCCTTCAGGGTAGCAGATGAGACCATCTTGAAATAACACCTTTATTGTTTTCAGGgcttctgtctcctttttttgGTGTCTGgtttttaagtactgtacttttattgCATCTCAATCAATTTATGAAATCTTCCCCTCATCACTTTCCTGAAAAGAGAGGCTTGTGTAACTGTAAGAAGAGCTGCTCTGACGATTCCTTTTGCAGATCTGTAATTTTACAGAGCTGTgattttagtgtggtgtttggttctttttaatatttgtatgctcactgcttttagcttttaacaattgccttttaatgatacaAACTGCCTtgtgtcttttttaaggagaaatgtgaaataaaatatttaaataatagcTAAACTTGAGAGACAATATGGTttagtacactggttcttaaccttgggttactcaggagttttggactgcaactcccagaagccttcaccgccaactgtgctggctggggtttctgggagttgcagttcaaaaacatctgagtaacaaaggttaagaaccactggtttagtagGTGAAGTGTCAACTCAGTATACCTGGTTTCACATCTCTTTTTGACCTTGGAAACTGACTGGAggggcaatggtaaaccacctcttgATCATTTCACATGCAGTACTTTGAAAACCGagttaggatcaccataagttagaagcaacctcatggcacataacacaatAGCTAAATTACAACAACAATGGATTGCTGTATACAGAGAGAAGTCCTCTGCTGATGCTATGAAAAAGTCAAACTGATGATAGTGTTCTAAGAAGTAGTTTTGGTTAGACTTCACTGAAGGTGGTGAAAGGAATCTGTacagttgctttaaaaaatagatgTTGGATTGAATATTCACAACAATCTCCAGTACTCAAGAGATCTGTAAACCCATTATAGAACAATTCTTTGCTTATGTTCTAACATTTTCTGATTGATATTGGTGGAGAATTGTTCTCTGTTAAAATAAGGAGAAATGTCTTCTTACAGAAGAGATTCATTATGCCTAGATAACATATGAATAGCAGTTGGCAATTGGGGTATATAAATAAGACTCAAAGCCATTTACCCTTagaagaattgatgttttgagACAGAAATGTAGGTGTCAATAAAATAGCATTCAGGgttccttaaaaaaattaaatctgacATCCCAGCTTTGAAAAGTTCTACAGCAGTCTAATTTGTCTTGTTCTTTGCTTTCATATCAGTAAAGATTTAAAAAAGCATAGGTGGGGGTCAGTTTTTAATTTGACTAGATCAGCCAGCTTGCTAAGGTCACCTTACGAATATATTTCATTCCTCAGCAAAAGTATTCATTGGCTTtatcagtgtgaatggaagaaCAGTCTGCAAAAGAGCTTCCTGAAAATTACCCCttccaaatacatttttttctttctacacTTAGGTGGCACATAGCTTCCCCTTTTCTACAGAAAAACAGGTGAAAAAACAGATGGGCCAGTATTAGGTGAAATATtagtaaatataaaataattcagACTTGTCACTTTTTTTATTCAGATGCAAATGCTGACCAAGGTTGCTTTGGGGTGGAACAAAAATCTATGAAGGGAAGGAAATATTCCTTCCTGCTGGAACACATCCAAGGGTGTGGTTACATTGCAGAAATAAATCAGGAGTTGGTTCAAGTATTTTGAAGTTGGTTTATTGTTACATGGTCTTTGTGTCCGTCTCTATCTTAATGGGAGAATTTGATGTCTGATTCTGTATATCAGTCCAGAGAACTACATGGAATTTCAAATTACAGCATTTAGAAGCAATATGGCAATTTTGtgtgtgggtgggtaggtaggtaggtaggtaggtagagggAGATATAAATATCTGAAAGCTGGGGAATGCTTCGTTTTCCCTCCCTTCAAGTGAACTCTGTAAAGACGTCTGAAGAAGGAttccagggagggagggggggaggcgaaGTCAGAAAATCACCCAGGCCACATGGAAACACCCCCTTGTTTATTATGTTGCATTAGCACAAATGATCATCTGGCAATCGTTCCACTTTGCTTGGCTGAGATCATTAGGTTGGCTCCTTCCCAAACCCTTTTCACAAGAACGGAGTAGAGAGATAAtattggggtgtgtgggggggggaaatttcataataagaattttaaaaagcacaggcACTTGATTCTTCAAGTTGTCAGCTACATCTGAAGAGGAAATCCCACTCAACTGATGCCACCATTAGACTTACACATGGATGCACACGCACATACTGCATAATTTTTTGCCACTGTGGCTTGCAAAGAAGAATGGACCAGTCCCTTTGGAGCTTTGTGGGGTCTGCTTCCTGACTTTCCTCTTGGAGCCTCCTATTTCCTTCTCTAGCATTTCTCTCTACCTCTCCTCTTCGTGTTTTGCTCGCCCGCCACAGAAGGGTGTTCCTGTTTTCATGGAGCTCTCCAGCAGTCAAGTGCTTggggtttttaaaacaattttttaactGGAATAGCACTAGATCAGAGTTCTATATAGAAAGTATATATAtaacagatcagactgcaaggtgACCATGCAGTCTGAAAAACATGATCCTGAcatccaatacttgacaaacccTACATATACAATTTAGTCCTACACAGGCAAGCACATGTGCCAAAAAgcaattcaaaataaaatgtgttcacaaatgagttaaaataaacatccCCCTCCtggctgtttaaaatactttgctttcTGAACAAAAGCCACACTCCCTGGCAAAAAAAAAGTATGCTTAGCTGTACTTTGTGTAATTGTTAAATggatttcaagcatgctaaacccgATGCAAACCCGATAGTATTTTGATGTGTTATTGAGCCCCAAGTTGTTTCAGGTTGTTTCAGTTGCAGCTTTCAGCCCTTTTGTCTCTATGTCCAATTCCAGCCGCAAAGATATACAATCGCCTTCATACATTGGTGTTTGAAAACTTGTTTAATTGCCTTTAATATATAGTTACTTGACAGCATAGCCTATGACATGAGGCTTAGCAGGATTCCACTTCAATGGGGCATCTATATGTCGTAGCTTCAGCTCTGAGAATCCAGCTTTTTCCAGGCCTTTCCAGGTTTCTCTGGTCAAATGGCACCCATCAAACAATATGGTAAACGCTGGTGCATAGATTTGCTGCCAGAAGAGACTCCAACTGCCTGGAGCTCCTGCAACATGTTCCATGAAGTAGAAAGCACCTCCctgtacaaataaaataagatgGATGTTAATGACATTTAGATTTTTGGATAAGCACTCTTACGGATTGCTTTCTACTGTACAGTGAAGGGCATTTACTGTGTCTGTTTGGCAGCACTTGCCCAGAGAGCTGTTCACTTTGCACAGCAACTACTGATTGCTAGAGTGATTGAGTTCTAAGACATTTCTAACCTGCATCTCCCAAAGGCCTCCTAAGATGAAGAGGATCCCTAGAGTTCCCCTGGGGTCTGCCTGAAGGTGAGGTGGGATGGAAAGCTTTTGGTTTTCCATCACAGCCATGGCATAGCCTCACTGGAGCACCGTAGTGGTATGTATGTCAGCAGATCCCagccatcatcataggcatccttcagtctcgggagactatggtaaagtgctctgtattgagaagtgtcctctccagagcatgaagcctgggtaaagtagtatggaggataggctgttacccaagcagcaaatcccccctctccacgttgctgaagtggtccaatggaaaggcaagagccaatacaactggttcaagcaacgtcgcaggagttggcagaatgacacaaactgccttcgggactccagctctggattttgcctctaggttaactcctgaagcctttgtggatatagccacaaggcagtggaggtttgaaattggagttttccttctcccagcCACCATTTGAATTATTTGATTGGACTCCCAGATGCAAGTGCATGGGTATTCCTAGTCTTTCTACCCTCATTGTCATTCCCTTCACAGTCCCTTCTGCTCTTTATAAAATTGGCAAGGTTCAGAGGAAAGCTGCCCCAGTTTTACTGGAGGCCAGGAAAAGGGATGACAAGGCTGATGGAAAATGGAATCTactgaagtttttaaaagtttctttaccAAAGAGTAAAGAAAGGAGACAGTTTATGTCAGTTTaccaagaaaagaaacatcagttTAAGTGAGCAGAATTTTCTCCAGTCTTGTCAGTTTTCCTGATCAGTACCAAAAGATAGCAAGATATCAAGCTCTTTCCAAAATATGTATAACTCTATGAAATAAATTGCAAGGAgccaaaatatatttcaaacaaaaGAGCACACATTTTCTGTCTGTGTTGGTCTGTCTGCCTCTTTcacagaggaaaggaggaagggctATAAATAGATGCTAGATCAACTTTACCAGACGGCAACTGAAATGctacatacaaatatattaaaaacttcGTTTTTGTGTTTCACAGAAGCATCTAATAACAGGAGAGAAGCTTAAAATTTTTTAAAGGTAGTAGTTTTTAACATTCCTATATCTGCCTAGAGATGCATTATATCTAACATAGTGGGGTTTACTTCTGAACACGCATGTTTAGGACTGCATTCTAAAGAAATGTTTGGAATCTCTCTAATGTGCTATCGAGAATGCCTCTCAAGGCGTTGGCAATGTTTCCAGCAGGCTTGCATTTAGGAAATACAGGAGAAAATGGGggtctagaacaggggtcagggaacttttttacctttttaccCCCCTCAATTTATAtacgttgacattaccccccCCCGTCCACGGCCGACCCCCCCTGCCTCTGCGCTCacccgggacctgtggccaccacccaggcagccagtctggagccacCACACCGCTGGGAAAGCGTGTCCTTGGCAAGGGGAGGCGGGCGCCATGGGGCCAGCTCAGGTaaggcggggtgggaagggggcctcctcaccGGCACACTAGGTGGGTGGGtgcgggcaggaaggagagccttGGTCAGGGTTCCACtaggcaaagagtccagctggcctggtacgccGCCCTCGCCTCCACTTTGGAGTtgaggagggcaggcgggtgccctgtgcagttcctcgccagaGCTCGCTCTCCCCACGACAGAACagccgcctacacacagcatcatcGGAAATAAAATggctgggggtaaaatgccttccacaactgtcctcattacccccaggattttaatttttaccccatttggggtaatttacccctgttccctgactaCTGGTCTAGAATGATCAGGTCTGTGAATGTTAACAGCTCAAAAGCAAACTTTGTTGTGCTCACATAATATAGAAGGCTTTTTCTGTCATCTGCCATATAACTAGCCTGTATCTGTGTGTATTTCACACCATTATTTTCATGACCTCAGTGCAGCTTAACATGGCTCTCTCCACCCCAACCCTATGAGGCAGTTCAAGCAGAGACAGAGGAGGGGAATTTCCTTGCTCAGCAGGGATTCATGCCTTTCTCCAGAGTCCCATTGCAACACTCAGGGATTCCTAGTTTAGCATGCTAGTTACTGGCTTATCCATCCTCTTTCCATATCATGAGTTACTTACTGGTCTCAGCACTCGCAAGACTTCTTCCAGGACTCTTTCTGTGCTTTTCACAGAGCATAATACCAGAGTGCTAACTACCACATCGACTGATGCATCTGGTATTTGGTGCAAGTCCTCCGCTGGTGCCACCAAGCAACGCTCCAGCTTTACGTGTGGATTCTCAGACAGATTCTTTTCAAGAAATTTCTTGAAGTTGGGGTTGGGATCAGTGCATATCACTCTGCATCCTCTCGGGTAGTACTGGAAGTTGGTCCCAGTTCCTGTGCCAATCTCCAGTAGGGTCAGCTCGCCTGCAGGGCTTGCAAAATCTTTCAGGTTGCTGAGAAGTTCCTTCTTCTTGGCATTCATCTTCTTGTTGTAATGGACTGATATCACGGCCATGAAATATGGGAAGGCCCTGTGGCAGAGAGAGCCCCATATTCCCACGTACCACAGCAGGTAAATGGGGAGAAGAAAGATCTGGATACATGTTCTAAGCAGGAGAACGAGGCAGCTTGCTTCCATGTTAGGAAGAGAGAATCACCGAGGAAAAGCAAATACGTTTTTGCAGAGTCCGGGGCAGAGTTTGCTTTCATCTGTTGCTTCCAGTGTTAAGTTAAAGAACCAATCAAAATGGAACTGCTGTCCGGGAATAGCTTGGTAAAAGTCCAAAGCATACCAAGCAAAGACCTTGGCAATAACCCTGTAGTTGCTGGTATGTCTCATTTCAGAGGCACATACTTTCTATTCCAAATTATAGTTTTGATACAATAACTTCAGTATACAGTACTATTTTTAGACAGAAAGATTTTCCATGTTCACTCTACAATCCTGTATGTACTTAATAAGAATTTAAGTCTAACTGTATTCAGTGGAACATGAACCTTAGGCACAGAATGGGTGTAATTTGTGAAAGCTCAGACTAAAATCAGTTCATTAGTGTCAAAAGACTCTCAGTTGCTTTGCTAGCATTGAATACGGTACCTCTATTAGGATACGAATAGTCCAATACTGCCATATAGTTTCTTGATGATTACTTATTAAGTAATATTCCCAattttattgctctttgtttTATGGTTTTCCTGATACCTGAGATACTCTGGTTTATAGTCCCCCACTGTACTACCTCCTTATCAAAAACAGATCACTATTTTTGTTTTATGAGTTTCCCATGGTTAGAAGGTCAATTAAACAAAAGTTCTATTCTCTGTTTACAAATTCTAAAGGAAAGGAGTTGGTTTATGTAATCAAACACAT is a window encoding:
- the LOC110074168 gene encoding thiol S-methyltransferase TMT1A — translated: MEASCLVLLLRTCIQIFLLPIYLLWYVGIWGSLCHRAFPYFMAVISVHYNKKMNAKKKELLSNLKDFASPAGELTLLEIGTGTGTNFQYYPRGCRVICTDPNPNFKKFLEKNLSENPHVKLERCLVAPAEDLHQIPDASVDVVVSTLVLCSVKSTERVLEEVLRVLRPGGAFYFMEHVAGAPGSWSLFWQQIYAPAFTILFDGCHLTRETWKGLEKAGFSELKLRHIDAPLKWNPAKPHVIGYAVK